The following are encoded together in the Cyanobacterium aponinum PCC 10605 genome:
- the ubiE gene encoding bifunctional demethylmenaquinone methyltransferase/2-methoxy-6-polyprenyl-1,4-benzoquinol methylase UbiE — MKSTPQPQEIQEMFNRIAPVYDSLNDWLSLGLHRIWKLMAVKWTNPQPQSVALDLCCGSGDLTFLLRQQVIKGRVIGVDFSSELLDVARVKAKNRGYDDIEWVKADVLSLPFQDNTFDCVTMGYGLRNVQDIPSCLREINRVLKPNGRAAILDFHQPSNYFVANIQKWYLDNIVVTMADWLGKKEDYAYIYPSLQRFLRGDRQIELARQIGFSQSVHYPLLGEMMGVLVLAK, encoded by the coding sequence ATGAAATCGACTCCGCAACCTCAAGAAATTCAAGAAATGTTTAACCGCATTGCCCCTGTTTATGATTCACTCAATGATTGGCTGAGTCTAGGATTACATCGCATCTGGAAGTTGATGGCGGTAAAATGGACTAATCCTCAACCTCAAAGTGTTGCTTTAGATTTATGTTGTGGTAGCGGTGATTTAACTTTTTTGTTGCGTCAACAGGTAATTAAAGGGAGAGTTATTGGAGTTGATTTTTCCTCTGAGTTACTCGATGTTGCCCGTGTTAAGGCAAAAAACAGAGGGTATGACGATATAGAATGGGTTAAAGCAGATGTATTAAGTTTACCTTTTCAAGATAATACTTTTGACTGCGTCACAATGGGATATGGTTTAAGAAATGTTCAAGATATTCCTTCTTGTTTGAGAGAAATCAATCGGGTATTAAAACCCAATGGAAGAGCGGCGATTCTTGACTTTCATCAACCTTCCAACTATTTTGTTGCGAATATACAAAAATGGTATTTAGATAATATTGTGGTGACTATGGCGGATTGGTTGGGCAAGAAAGAAGATTATGCCTATATTTATCCTAGTTTACAGCGTTTCCTCAGAGGCGATCGCCAAATCGAATTGGCACGGCAAATAGGTTTTTCTCAATCAGTTCATTATCCACTATTAGGAGAAATGATGGGAGTTTTGGTTTTAGCTAAGTAG
- a CDS encoding efflux RND transporter permease subunit yields MDSSSKSSFSISAISIRRHIATIMLTLAVMVVGIFFITTIQVDLLPSITYPRIGVRVETEGIAPEIAVEEITRPLEETFSAVEGVELVSSQTRENRVSINLFFRVGGNVDQALNDTTAALNRATNRLPENIDTPRVFKYEPSQLPIYEFALTSDTRDILPLRVFAEEELARELTVVPGVASVDVSGGVNEEIGVRLDLDRLQALGIGLQDVLDEIEEANQDITGGRLIGEENEPLTRVIGKFKSVEDFENISFAVPNSNNRVYLTEFADIIDGAQEQRIFVSLNGTPAVKISVQKQPEANTIEVVEDVKAKIEELRNGNVIPEDIVILPTLDESIFIRNSINNVITSGLIGTALAAIAVLLFLGSLRQTLIIVISIPLATLAAVIMMKMFGLTLNIFSLGGLALGVGIVVDNSIVMLETIIEGTEKLIHDPIVEEKGIYRRQILNQSVKSASEVESALVASTSTNLVAVLPFLMIGGFISLLFNELVLTISFAVAASIVVALTVVPMLTSRLLAIQFSSQIRRFFVISWFNKAFSAANNGYTATLSFLLKIRWLIVLTIFLSFGLTSWSLAQQLPQEILPSINTGQVNLFAQFPPGTTLPTNRKVMGLVDEIVLKQPETEYVFTTSGGFLFSSSTSENVLRGSSNITLKPNTDIDKYISNLNQKLQELNLVDIRLRVSAGSVRGLILNNSPVRADIDVILQGNDQQILEEAGRKVIEILDQQAKLSNFRPDADPTQPEIVIEPDLLRLANYNLNISDITDSLQTTVSGLVVSQLQKDNRLIDIRVRLNPELVQNADSLLEVPLFTDDNSLIRLGDVATIRKGEAPSEIQRINQRQVYIIQGSLAENASLGPALAEVKKIVDEIELPQGVRILPSIAATSNDQLQSTLPILGGLAAFLVFVVMAVQYNSLVDPLVIMFTLPLALSGGIIGLYVTQTPIGATVIVGAVLLVGIVVNNAIVMVELANQIYQSQLENPDIKIPSRYTAMLQAASQRLRPILMTTITTVLGMFPLALGAGEGGEFLQPLGIVVFSGLSLATLLTLFLIPCLYLLLHQPFSFSTNPVIYKEDIIPSPTSKKALS; encoded by the coding sequence ATGGATTCATCCAGTAAGTCTTCTTTTAGCATTAGTGCTATATCTATCCGACGCCACATTGCTACAATTATGCTCACCCTTGCGGTGATGGTGGTTGGTATATTTTTTATCACGACTATTCAAGTGGATTTGTTACCCTCGATTACTTATCCCCGTATTGGTGTAAGGGTTGAAACAGAAGGAATAGCTCCAGAAATAGCCGTAGAGGAGATTACAAGACCCTTAGAAGAAACTTTTTCGGCAGTGGAAGGGGTAGAATTAGTATCTTCTCAAACCAGAGAAAATAGAGTCAGTATTAATCTATTTTTTAGAGTTGGGGGAAATGTTGACCAAGCCTTAAACGATACAACGGCGGCATTAAATAGGGCAACAAACCGACTTCCTGAAAATATTGACACTCCTAGGGTTTTCAAGTATGAGCCTTCCCAGTTGCCTATTTACGAGTTTGCCTTGACTTCTGACACCAGAGATATTTTACCTTTGAGAGTATTTGCAGAGGAAGAATTAGCCAGAGAATTAACCGTTGTGCCGGGGGTGGCTAGTGTGGATGTATCTGGGGGCGTAAATGAAGAAATTGGAGTACGCCTAGACCTCGATCGCCTTCAAGCATTGGGCATTGGTTTACAAGATGTTTTAGACGAAATTGAAGAAGCGAATCAGGATATAACAGGAGGGCGTTTAATTGGGGAAGAAAACGAACCCTTAACCAGAGTTATCGGAAAATTTAAAAGTGTGGAAGATTTTGAAAATATTTCTTTTGCTGTACCTAATTCTAATAATAGAGTTTATTTAACAGAATTTGCAGATATTATTGATGGAGCCCAAGAGCAACGCATTTTTGTCTCTTTAAATGGTACACCTGCTGTCAAAATCAGTGTTCAAAAGCAACCCGAAGCAAATACCATCGAAGTGGTAGAAGATGTCAAAGCCAAAATAGAAGAATTACGTAACGGCAATGTTATCCCAGAAGATATAGTTATTTTACCCACCCTTGACGAGTCTATTTTCATCCGCAATTCTATCAACAACGTTATTACATCAGGTTTAATTGGTACTGCATTAGCTGCGATCGCAGTTTTATTATTTTTAGGTTCATTACGTCAAACATTGATTATCGTCATCTCCATACCCCTAGCCACTTTGGCGGCGGTAATCATGATGAAAATGTTTGGTTTAACCCTGAATATCTTTAGTTTAGGAGGATTAGCTTTAGGGGTTGGTATCGTGGTGGATAACTCCATTGTGATGCTAGAAACCATTATCGAAGGAACAGAAAAACTAATCCATGACCCCATAGTAGAAGAAAAAGGAATTTATCGCCGTCAAATCCTCAATCAATCTGTTAAAAGTGCTTCCGAAGTAGAATCCGCCCTAGTTGCCTCAACTAGCACCAACCTGGTGGCAGTTTTACCCTTCTTAATGATTGGTGGCTTTATTTCCCTTTTATTTAACGAATTAGTCTTAACCATCAGCTTTGCCGTTGCCGCTTCCATCGTTGTTGCTTTAACCGTTGTTCCTATGCTTACATCTAGGTTGTTAGCAATTCAATTTTCCAGTCAAATAAGGCGTTTCTTCGTAATTTCTTGGTTTAATAAGGCTTTTAGTGCGGCTAATAATGGTTATACCGCAACACTGAGTTTTTTACTCAAAATTCGTTGGTTAATCGTCTTGACTATTTTCCTGAGTTTTGGTTTAACATCATGGTCATTGGCACAACAACTCCCCCAAGAAATCTTACCGAGTATTAACACGGGACAAGTAAACCTATTTGCCCAATTTCCTCCCGGCACTACTTTGCCCACCAACAGAAAAGTTATGGGGTTAGTAGATGAAATCGTCCTTAAACAGCCAGAAACCGAATATGTTTTCACAACCTCTGGAGGATTTTTATTTTCTAGCTCCACCAGTGAAAATGTCTTGAGAGGTTCTAGTAATATTACCCTCAAACCTAATACTGATATTGATAAATATATCAGCAATCTCAATCAGAAACTGCAAGAATTAAATTTAGTTGATATTCGTCTGCGAGTCTCTGCGGGTAGTGTCAGAGGACTAATTTTAAATAACTCTCCTGTAAGAGCAGATATTGATGTTATTTTACAGGGAAATGACCAACAAATTCTTGAAGAAGCAGGAAGAAAAGTAATCGAAATTCTTGATCAACAAGCAAAATTAAGTAATTTTCGCCCCGATGCGGACCCAACCCAACCAGAAATTGTTATTGAGCCTGATTTGCTTCGTTTAGCTAACTATAACTTAAATATAAGCGATATTACTGACTCTTTACAAACTACCGTTAGCGGTTTAGTGGTTTCTCAACTGCAAAAAGATAATCGATTGATTGATATTCGAGTCAGACTTAATCCCGAATTAGTCCAAAATGCTGATAGTTTACTAGAAGTGCCTTTATTCACTGACGATAATAGTTTAATTCGTTTAGGAGATGTAGCCACTATTCGCAAAGGAGAAGCCCCTTCGGAAATTCAACGTATCAACCAAAGACAAGTTTATATCATTCAAGGAAGTTTAGCCGAAAATGCGAGTTTAGGACCTGCCCTAGCAGAGGTGAAAAAAATTGTTGATGAGATTGAATTACCCCAAGGAGTAAGAATTTTACCAAGTATTGCCGCCACTAGTAATGATCAACTACAATCCACTTTACCCATTTTAGGAGGATTAGCCGCTTTCTTGGTCTTTGTCGTTATGGCGGTGCAATATAATTCTTTAGTTGATCCTTTAGTTATTATGTTTACCCTTCCCCTAGCCTTATCTGGCGGGATTATCGGCTTATATGTGACTCAAACTCCCATTGGGGCAACGGTAATAGTGGGGGCAGTATTATTAGTTGGTATCGTGGTGAATAACGCTATTGTGATGGTGGAATTAGCTAATCAAATTTATCAAAGTCAGTTGGAAAATCCAGATATTAAAATTCCTAGTAGATATACAGCAATGCTTCAAGCGGCGTCTCAAAGACTACGTCCGATTTTAATGACAACCATTACGACGGTTTTAGGGATGTTTCCTCTCGCTTTAGGGGCTGGAGAAGGAGGGGAATTTTTACAACCTTTAGGTATTGTCGTTTTTTCTGGCTTATCTTTGGCAACCTTACTAACTCTATTTTTAATTCCCTGTCTCTATCTCTTATTACATCAACCTTTTAGTTTTTCCACTAATCCAGTTATTTATAAAGAAGATATTATTCCCTCTCCTACTTCTAAAAAAGCCTTGAGTTAA
- a CDS encoding DMT family transporter, whose translation MDLKFKSHWLFFQPVILISPFFFWGTAMVAMKSVIPQTTPLFMAGVRIFPAGLLILLVALMLGKSQAISLRGWLWICFFALVDGCCFQGFIGEGLMRTGAGLGSVMIDSQPLAVAIMSRWLFKEVIGFWGWLGLLTGIVGISLIGLPDEWILRGLQGDFTGFNWSWNGLFDNGEWLMLLASLSMAGGTIMIPFVCRHVDAVVATGWHLVIGGLVLFLFSFQYETNQWINLDLNSWLLLSYATIFGSAIAYGVFFFLASKGNLTSLSALTFLTPVFALTFGNLLLEEKLSDLQWQGVWLTLVSIYLINQREKISKFMFRENLYFFLKKLKQTQTTNKE comes from the coding sequence ATGGATCTAAAATTCAAGTCCCATTGGTTATTTTTTCAGCCAGTAATTTTAATTTCACCTTTTTTTTTCTGGGGCACAGCAATGGTAGCGATGAAAAGCGTTATTCCCCAAACAACTCCTTTATTTATGGCAGGGGTGAGAATTTTTCCCGCAGGGTTGCTAATTTTGTTAGTGGCTTTGATGTTGGGCAAATCTCAAGCTATTTCCCTTCGGGGTTGGTTATGGATTTGTTTTTTTGCCTTAGTAGATGGTTGCTGTTTTCAAGGATTTATTGGGGAGGGGTTGATGCGTACTGGTGCTGGTTTGGGTTCTGTGATGATTGACTCTCAACCCTTAGCAGTGGCGATTATGTCTCGTTGGCTATTTAAAGAAGTTATCGGTTTTTGGGGATGGTTAGGCTTATTAACTGGAATTGTGGGCATTAGTTTAATTGGTTTGCCTGATGAATGGATTTTAAGAGGTTTACAAGGGGATTTTACTGGTTTTAATTGGAGTTGGAATGGTTTATTTGATAATGGTGAATGGTTAATGTTACTAGCTTCTTTATCGATGGCAGGAGGCACGATTATGATTCCTTTCGTGTGTCGTCATGTGGATGCAGTGGTGGCAACTGGTTGGCATTTGGTTATTGGTGGTTTGGTGTTATTTTTATTTAGTTTTCAGTATGAAACGAATCAATGGATTAATCTTGATTTAAACTCATGGTTACTTTTATCTTATGCTACTATTTTCGGAAGCGCGATCGCATATGGGGTATTTTTTTTCCTCGCTTCAAAGGGAAATTTAACTAGCCTTAGTGCTTTAACTTTTTTAACTCCCGTATTTGCGCTAACTTTTGGTAATTTATTACTAGAAGAAAAACTTTCTGATCTACAATGGCAAGGAGTATGGCTAACCTTAGTTAGTATTTATTTGATTAATCAAAGGGAAAAAATCAGTAAATTTATGTTTAGGGAAAACCTGTATTTTTTCTTAAAAAAATTAAAACAAACACAAACTACTAATAAAGAATAA
- a CDS encoding FHA domain-containing protein produces the protein MAPKADKLAQNIDSIKSFLRRKLATYPELNEVIEKIKYIEKTLSEKKLTLQIISNNETLNQALFDLISNYSEFTQTYQIKYDLTPSSPLPISPQIKNTLTLKRLIVDSTEIIEEYILEKDHNYLIGRCPENPIFLDSNIYQGISWKHAEINPIENKQGEIRWQITDLNSSNGTFINGEKLNGSTILNNSDTITLAYPELKANIPCFEISQESINFSENINNEYQYIIDCDLLLLILDNNNLSHNEKEFLVNLDISFLSKVFIIVDFAEESHVNLEETNTNLENQINSLNIEYKIELFFLKLKAFYQEEVQENLSKIEQKNQDKFIKVLSNIIKRQPENILAKRLTAKLNPLVSPLEEILTQEDEELKEKIKESQDKLTKITQKNWKEITKNAISNVKEEKDKFFKQIKSDLAQAKSSVLDNFSKRSIVGKIQNFVDELQPTIFKKQGQPHVKLLPTHGDVNADLNEVLIKFTTNSVEKWALKEWDKIINNYNHGGLNDLLKRVYTYVDVIPDLFSESPFSPPAELDIANNFLISFMGIESEVRHKQVSMGGYIMKTLRANMMQIMMMATMLLAILGQKMGKNEIFGQLSQWFQRFPFLLGLAVFALIFFLTNSYNQDNNLKLEEAEDKLKKEVNTYYQSLSKNLIEKVIQDINLALEYEANRIDSALERVQEIYGDYISETEKQQVIIKANLESLKEKEKSLSKEITEFKKLAKI, from the coding sequence ATGGCTCCAAAAGCGGATAAACTAGCACAGAATATAGATAGTATCAAAAGTTTTCTCAGAAGAAAATTAGCCACTTATCCTGAATTAAATGAAGTAATTGAAAAAATTAAATATATAGAAAAAACATTAAGTGAAAAAAAACTAACTCTACAAATTATTAGTAATAATGAAACCCTTAATCAAGCATTGTTTGACTTAATTAGTAATTATTCAGAATTTACGCAAACCTATCAGATTAAATATGATTTAACTCCTTCTTCCCCTTTACCTATTTCTCCTCAAATAAAAAATACTCTAACTCTGAAAAGATTAATAGTTGATTCCACAGAAATTATAGAAGAATATATCCTTGAAAAAGATCATAATTATTTAATCGGCAGATGTCCTGAAAATCCTATATTTTTAGATAGCAATATTTATCAAGGAATTTCATGGAAACACGCTGAAATAAATCCCATAGAAAATAAGCAAGGGGAAATAAGATGGCAAATTACAGACCTAAATAGTAGTAATGGAACTTTCATTAACGGAGAAAAATTAAATGGTAGTACTATTTTAAATAATTCCGATACTATTACCCTAGCTTATCCAGAATTAAAAGCAAATATTCCTTGTTTTGAAATTAGTCAAGAATCCATTAATTTTTCAGAAAATATTAATAATGAATATCAATATATTATTGACTGTGATTTACTTTTGCTAATTTTGGATAATAATAATTTGAGTCATAATGAAAAAGAATTTTTAGTTAACTTAGATATTTCTTTTCTCTCTAAAGTTTTTATCATAGTAGATTTTGCTGAAGAAAGTCATGTAAATTTAGAAGAAACCAATACTAATTTAGAAAATCAGATAAATTCATTAAATATAGAGTACAAAATAGAATTATTTTTTCTTAAATTAAAGGCTTTTTATCAAGAAGAAGTACAAGAGAATTTAAGCAAAATTGAGCAAAAAAATCAAGATAAATTTATCAAAGTACTAAGCAATATTATTAAACGTCAACCAGAAAATATCTTAGCAAAAAGATTAACTGCTAAATTAAACCCTTTAGTATCGCCTTTAGAGGAAATTTTGACTCAAGAGGATGAAGAATTAAAAGAAAAAATTAAAGAATCTCAAGACAAACTCACCAAAATTACTCAAAAAAATTGGAAAGAAATAACCAAAAATGCCATAAGTAATGTCAAAGAAGAAAAAGATAAATTTTTCAAGCAAATTAAATCAGATTTAGCCCAAGCAAAAAGTTCAGTTTTAGATAATTTTAGTAAACGCAGTATCGTTGGAAAAATTCAAAATTTTGTGGATGAATTACAACCAACCATTTTCAAAAAACAAGGACAACCTCATGTAAAATTACTTCCTACTCATGGGGATGTTAATGCGGATTTGAATGAAGTTTTAATCAAATTCACAACCAATAGTGTGGAAAAATGGGCTTTAAAAGAGTGGGATAAAATTATTAATAACTATAATCATGGAGGTTTAAATGATTTATTAAAAAGAGTTTATACCTATGTTGATGTTATACCTGATTTATTTTCTGAATCTCCTTTTTCTCCCCCTGCTGAATTAGACATTGCTAATAATTTTTTAATTTCTTTTATGGGTATTGAAAGTGAGGTGCGTCATAAACAAGTTTCTATGGGAGGCTATATTATGAAAACCTTACGAGCAAATATGATGCAAATTATGATGATGGCAACTATGCTGTTAGCGATATTGGGGCAGAAAATGGGAAAAAATGAAATTTTTGGACAACTTTCTCAATGGTTTCAACGTTTTCCTTTTTTACTTGGTTTAGCTGTTTTTGCTCTTATTTTTTTCCTGACTAATTCTTATAATCAAGATAATAATTTAAAGTTAGAAGAAGCAGAAGATAAACTCAAAAAAGAAGTTAATACTTATTATCAATCTCTGAGTAAAAATCTAATTGAAAAAGTAATTCAAGATATAAATTTAGCCCTCGAATATGAAGCGAATAGAATTGATAGTGCCTTAGAAAGAGTACAAGAAATTTATGGTGATTATATATCGGAAACAGAAAAACAACAAGTTATAATTAAGGCTAATTTAGAATCTTTAAAAGAAAAAGAAAAAAGTTTAAGCAAGGAAATTACAGAGTTTAAAAAATTAGCAAAGATATAG
- a CDS encoding glycosyltransferase family 4 protein yields MKIAYLINQYPKVSHSFIRREIIALESLGVTIKRFSVRKIGDELVDDEDKEELLKTRFILELGIKGLLFYLLRVILFQPLNFIKALILTFKIGYRSERGVMVNLIYLVEACVLSFWLKQEQIRHIHAHFGTNSTTVAMLTSLLGNISYSFTIHGPEEFDKPDAIALSEKIKRATFVVTISNYGKSQVYRWCEYQDWQKVHVIHCGLDEKFIQAEITPIPSENNLVCVGRLCPQKGQLLLLDAIARLKQKGIICQLTLVGDGELRQEIEKLAEKLHIKSQINITGWASSEEVKMKINEAKLMVIPSFAEGLPVVIMESFALGRPVISTYVAGIPELVVENESGWLCFAGDVESLTEKLEKALSLSPEKLNQIGIISKKKVKYNHDIEIEAKKLKNLFEIVVTN; encoded by the coding sequence ATGAAAATAGCTTATTTAATTAATCAATATCCGAAAGTTAGTCATAGTTTTATTCGGCGAGAAATTATTGCTTTGGAATCTTTGGGAGTCACTATTAAAAGATTTTCCGTTAGAAAAATTGGTGATGAATTAGTTGATGATGAAGATAAGGAAGAATTATTAAAAACAAGATTTATTCTTGAGTTGGGAATTAAAGGATTACTGTTTTATCTACTGAGGGTGATTTTGTTTCAACCTCTTAATTTTATAAAAGCCTTGATTCTGACTTTCAAAATCGGTTATCGTTCGGAACGAGGAGTCATGGTTAATTTAATATATTTGGTAGAGGCTTGTGTTTTGTCATTTTGGCTAAAACAAGAGCAAATAAGGCACATACACGCCCATTTCGGGACAAATTCAACGACGGTTGCTATGCTCACAAGTTTATTGGGAAATATCTCCTATAGCTTTACTATTCATGGCCCTGAAGAGTTTGATAAACCAGATGCGATCGCACTTTCTGAAAAAATCAAGAGAGCTACATTTGTGGTGACGATTAGTAACTACGGCAAAAGTCAAGTTTATCGTTGGTGTGAGTATCAAGACTGGCAAAAAGTCCATGTTATTCACTGTGGCTTAGATGAGAAGTTTATTCAAGCAGAAATTACTCCTATTCCTTCAGAAAATAATCTAGTTTGCGTTGGTAGGTTATGTCCACAAAAAGGGCAATTATTATTGTTAGATGCGATCGCAAGATTAAAACAAAAAGGAATAATTTGTCAACTTACCCTTGTTGGGGATGGAGAATTAAGGCAAGAAATAGAAAAATTAGCAGAAAAATTACACATCAAATCACAAATAAATATTACGGGATGGGCTAGTAGTGAAGAAGTGAAAATGAAAATTAACGAAGCAAAATTAATGGTAATACCCAGTTTTGCCGAAGGTTTACCCGTAGTAATCATGGAATCTTTTGCACTAGGAAGACCTGTTATTAGTACATACGTTGCAGGAATACCTGAATTAGTAGTTGAAAATGAATCAGGATGGTTATGTTTTGCGGGAGATGTGGAAAGTTTAACGGAAAAATTAGAAAAGGCATTGAGTTTATCCCCAGAAAAATTAAATCAAATAGGAATAATAAGCAAGAAAAAAGTTAAGTATAATCATGATATAGAAATAGAAGCGAAAAAGTTAAAAAACTTGTTTGAGATAGTAGTTACAAACTAA
- a CDS encoding pentapeptide repeat-containing protein yields MTADEILRLYDQGERNFSNSDLSREDIIGANITQIDLNRSNLSWANLSGSDLSGGNLSRADLIHSRFISAKLISVNLSNSNLSYGDLSWTNLNSANLSQADLSYCNLSKSSLINSDFSYANLQNCKLTKANFMGANFTRANLSGADLSGVNLTGADFTRADLSGANLQGCDLEEANLRCADLSKSILRNADLSESILQGVNLENANLRGANFSGAVLKNTNVDYQIKLSELNIKSPHKNKIVFTGANLQEVVLENAIIKNSIFSYACLFKANLTEASFHRASMIDAYLSHGDLRGANLRSSALSGVILTGTTMPDGSIHP; encoded by the coding sequence ATGACAGCCGATGAGATACTCAGATTATACGATCAAGGGGAAAGAAATTTTAGTAATTCTGATTTATCCAGAGAAGATATAATTGGAGCAAACATAACCCAAATTGACTTAAATAGAAGTAATTTAAGTTGGGCTAATTTAAGTGGAAGTGATTTAAGTGGTGGAAATTTATCCAGAGCTGATTTAATTCATAGTCGTTTTATAAGTGCAAAATTAATCAGTGTAAACTTGAGTAATAGTAATCTTAGTTATGGGGATTTAAGTTGGACAAACTTAAACAGTGCTAACTTATCTCAAGCAGATTTAAGCTACTGTAATTTGAGTAAATCTTCATTAATTAATAGTGATTTTAGTTATGCAAATTTACAAAATTGTAAACTAACAAAAGCTAATTTTATGGGGGCTAATTTTACTAGGGCTAATTTATCAGGGGCAGATTTATCGGGTGTAAATTTAACGGGGGCAGATTTTACAAGGGCGGATTTATCGGGTGCAAATCTTCAAGGATGTGATTTAGAGGAGGCTAATTTGCGTTGTGCTGATTTGTCTAAAAGTATTTTGCGAAATGCTGATTTGAGTGAAAGTATTTTACAGGGAGTCAATTTGGAAAATGCTAATTTAAGGGGTGCAAATTTCAGTGGGGCAGTCTTGAAAAATACCAATGTTGATTATCAAATAAAATTATCAGAGTTAAATATTAAGTCTCCTCACAAAAATAAAATTGTTTTTACGGGGGCAAATTTACAAGAAGTTGTTTTAGAAAATGCCATTATCAAAAATAGTATTTTTAGTTATGCTTGTTTGTTTAAAGCTAATTTAACAGAGGCATCTTTTCACCGTGCGAGTATGATTGATGCTTATTTATCCCATGGGGATTTAAGGGGGGCAAATTTACGCAGTAGTGCTTTAAGTGGTGTAATTTTGACTGGTACAACCATGCCAGATGGTTCAATTCATCCTTAG
- a CDS encoding alpha/beta fold hydrolase, whose translation MTITPSTQYYNWNKYKCAYTSYNTESNFPYAIILIHPIGVGLSGIFWHRFLSNSTVSESQIPIYNPDLLGCGESDLVRLAYDPKDWASQLNHFIMNVVKKPVILVVQGASFPIAIYMSAGDLKCDLIKGLILSGPPAWNIMINGGNLRVSEIIWNLFFDSFIGSLFYQYARRRDFIKSFSIKELFGEEKDVDDEWLDMLEKAATNSMSRYAVFSFLAGFWRKDYSKLMAKLDQKILLLMGEKATSVSKEGFKETPDQRIELYQKNIPNLTGKKLKGRNVLPYESTEDFVKETINFCQSFTN comes from the coding sequence ATGACTATTACACCTTCAACTCAGTATTATAATTGGAATAAATATAAGTGTGCTTACACCAGTTATAATACAGAATCGAATTTTCCTTATGCCATAATTTTAATTCATCCTATCGGAGTTGGTTTGTCGGGTATTTTTTGGCATCGTTTTCTTTCAAACTCAACTGTTTCGGAGTCACAAATTCCTATCTATAACCCTGATTTATTGGGGTGTGGTGAAAGTGATTTAGTACGTTTAGCTTATGATCCAAAAGACTGGGCTAGTCAACTCAATCATTTTATAATGAATGTGGTCAAAAAACCAGTTATTTTAGTTGTTCAAGGGGCATCTTTCCCTATTGCAATTTATATGAGTGCTGGAGATTTAAAATGTGATTTAATTAAGGGTTTAATTTTGTCTGGGCCTCCTGCTTGGAATATTATGATTAACGGGGGAAATTTAAGGGTTAGTGAAATTATTTGGAATCTGTTTTTTGATAGTTTTATTGGTTCTTTATTTTACCAATATGCCCGTCGTCGAGATTTTATTAAATCGTTTTCTATCAAGGAATTGTTTGGAGAAGAAAAGGATGTTGATGATGAATGGCTAGATATGTTAGAAAAAGCAGCTACTAATTCTATGAGTCGCTATGCTGTTTTTTCTTTTCTGGCTGGTTTTTGGCGAAAAGATTACTCAAAATTAATGGCAAAATTAGATCAAAAAATTTTATTATTAATGGGCGAAAAAGCAACAAGTGTAAGTAAAGAAGGTTTTAAAGAAACACCTGATCAAAGAATAGAATTATATCAGAAAAATATTCCTAATTTAACAGGGAAGAAGTTGAAAGGAAGAAATGTTTTACCCTATGAGTCAACGGAAGATTTTGTCAAAGAAACAATTAATTTTTGTCAATCTTTTACTAATTAA
- a CDS encoding ATP-binding protein — MGKLEVTQHISFRVKSDLIYLKEVLSRFETLRQEWISEKDWLQSQLALAEAFTNAVRHAHKNKPPETIIEIEINISEEEIKIQVWDFGQPFQLESLKQRVNHQGEFATGGRGVEILQKIADDLRYDRISDNRNCLTIRKKLSLAN; from the coding sequence GTGGGAAAATTGGAAGTTACTCAACACATATCATTCAGAGTAAAAAGTGATTTAATCTATCTCAAAGAAGTTTTATCTCGATTTGAAACTCTTAGACAAGAATGGATTAGTGAGAAAGATTGGTTACAGTCTCAGTTAGCTTTAGCGGAGGCTTTTACTAATGCTGTGCGCCATGCCCATAAAAATAAACCCCCCGAAACTATTATTGAAATAGAAATTAATATCAGCGAAGAAGAAATAAAAATTCAGGTATGGGATTTTGGGCAACCTTTCCAGTTAGAATCATTGAAACAAAGGGTTAATCATCAAGGAGAATTTGCAACGGGAGGGAGAGGGGTTGAAATTTTGCAAAAAATAGCCGATGATTTAAGATACGATCGCATTTCTGATAATCGTAACTGTTTAACCATCAGAAAAAAATTATCTTTAGCTAACTAG